The Halobacterium litoreum genome includes a region encoding these proteins:
- the btuC gene encoding vitamin B12 ABC transporter permease BtuC: MRAHTKAGAWSAGTFALLVAVMLASATIGPVSISYPRVALAALEALAVPTSVVPFLGTLTLPVVGTLPWPALAIDYASPLQFAVPGTQQYIVGQLRMPRIVLGATVGAALAVSGAVMQGFFRNPMADPSIIGVSSGAAVGAVTAIAFPALLPFGVQTAAFGGALVSAFAVYLLATQNGRTPVATLLLAGVAVQTFLGAVTSFVVVKSGKSIREAMYWLMGTLNGSGWGDVEVALPAVVLGSVVLLAYARDMNVLLAGEEDAHALGVEVERTKRVLLAVSSVVTAAAVSVAGVIGFVGLVVPHAMRLVVGPDHRVLLPTSAFAGGAFLVVADTIARSNAEGLPVGIVTAFVGAPFFLYLLRDREVRAL, translated from the coding sequence ATGCGAGCGCACACGAAGGCGGGCGCGTGGAGCGCGGGGACGTTCGCGCTCCTCGTCGCCGTCATGCTCGCCAGCGCCACTATCGGGCCGGTGTCCATCTCCTACCCGCGGGTGGCGCTCGCCGCCCTCGAAGCGCTCGCCGTCCCGACCTCCGTCGTGCCGTTCCTCGGCACGCTCACGCTCCCCGTCGTCGGCACGCTCCCGTGGCCCGCGCTCGCAATCGACTACGCCTCCCCCCTCCAGTTCGCGGTGCCCGGAACCCAGCAGTACATCGTCGGCCAGCTCCGGATGCCCCGAATCGTCCTCGGCGCCACCGTCGGCGCGGCGCTCGCCGTCTCCGGCGCCGTCATGCAGGGGTTCTTCCGGAATCCGATGGCCGACCCCTCCATCATCGGCGTCTCCTCGGGCGCCGCCGTCGGCGCCGTCACCGCCATCGCGTTCCCCGCGCTCTTGCCGTTCGGCGTCCAGACCGCGGCGTTCGGCGGCGCACTCGTGTCCGCATTCGCGGTCTACCTGCTCGCGACGCAGAACGGCCGCACGCCCGTCGCCACGCTGCTGCTCGCGGGCGTCGCCGTCCAGACGTTCCTCGGCGCCGTCACCTCCTTCGTCGTCGTGAAGTCCGGAAAGAGCATCCGCGAAGCGATGTACTGGCTGATGGGCACCCTCAACGGGAGCGGCTGGGGCGACGTGGAAGTCGCGCTCCCCGCCGTCGTGCTCGGCAGCGTCGTCCTGCTCGCGTACGCTCGGGACATGAACGTCCTGCTCGCCGGCGAGGAGGACGCCCACGCGCTCGGCGTCGAAGTCGAACGCACCAAACGCGTGCTGCTCGCCGTCTCCAGCGTCGTCACCGCCGCGGCCGTCTCCGTCGCCGGCGTCATCGGCTTCGTCGGCCTCGTCGTCCCGCACGCGATGCGCCTCGTCGTCGGCCCCGACCACCGCGTCCTCCTGCCGACGTCCGCGTTCGCTGGCGGCGCGTTCCTCGTCGTCGCGGACACCATCGCGCGCTCGAACGCCGAGGGCCTCCCCGTCGGCATCGTCACCGCGTTCGTCGGCGCGCCGTTCTTCCTCTACCTGCTCCGCGACCGGGAGGTGCGTGCGCTGTGA
- a CDS encoding ornithine cyclodeaminase family protein, with protein MVETLFLADDDVAGLAEPADYVDAVREGYRQRGEGAPAKPRTKLLNEEPPGMFTAYAAVLPETGAMGGYMYSAGFGERDAWFVTPLFDAESGEPLAILDGARMNPFKTGAAGAVGVDALAREDASTMAVIGSGAQARGQLRATATVRDVDSVFVYSPTKEHREEFAAEMNERLDASVAAVASSAAAVEGADIVVTATKADEPVFDGDDLADGAHVTAMGQYDPEKRELDARTIERAVYVPDLRERVAQDAGSFLHAVEAGVVDEDHVHAELGEVVAGNAPGRESPDDVTVFDSGGTGIETAAAAHMLYERAVDEGLGTELTFAAASDALTGE; from the coding sequence ATGGTCGAGACGCTGTTCCTCGCTGACGACGACGTCGCCGGACTCGCCGAGCCAGCCGACTACGTGGACGCCGTGCGGGAGGGGTACCGACAGCGCGGCGAGGGCGCACCGGCAAAACCGCGCACGAAACTCCTGAACGAGGAGCCACCGGGGATGTTCACAGCGTACGCCGCCGTCCTCCCGGAGACGGGCGCGATGGGCGGCTACATGTACAGCGCGGGGTTCGGCGAGCGCGACGCGTGGTTCGTCACGCCGCTGTTCGACGCCGAGTCGGGCGAACCGCTCGCGATTCTGGACGGCGCGCGCATGAACCCCTTCAAGACCGGCGCGGCGGGCGCCGTCGGCGTGGACGCGCTCGCCCGCGAGGACGCGTCGACGATGGCGGTCATCGGGAGCGGCGCGCAGGCACGCGGCCAACTCCGCGCGACGGCGACGGTGCGGGACGTCGATTCGGTGTTCGTCTACTCGCCGACGAAAGAACACCGCGAGGAGTTCGCGGCGGAGATGAACGAACGCCTCGACGCGTCGGTCGCGGCGGTGGCGTCGAGCGCCGCGGCCGTGGAGGGCGCGGACATCGTGGTGACCGCGACGAAGGCCGACGAACCCGTCTTCGACGGCGACGACCTCGCGGACGGCGCGCACGTCACGGCGATGGGTCAGTACGACCCGGAGAAGCGCGAACTCGACGCGAGGACCATCGAGCGCGCCGTCTACGTGCCGGACCTCCGCGAGCGCGTCGCGCAGGACGCCGGGTCGTTCCTCCACGCCGTCGAGGCGGGCGTCGTGGACGAGGACCACGTCCACGCCGAACTCGGCGAGGTCGTCGCGGGGAACGCGCCGGGCCGCGAATCGCCCGACGACGTGACGGTGTTCGACAGCGGCGGCACGGGCATCGAGACGGCGGCGGCCGCCCACATGCTCTACGAGCGCGCCGTCGACGAGGGACTCGGCACGGAACTGACGTTCGCGGCGGCGAGCGACGCGCTCACCGGGGAGTGA
- a CDS encoding TrmO family methyltransferase domain-containing protein, producing MEFVQIGRVETPFETPDEAPRQGCEDPHAGNVRIDERFRDALRGLAHGDRVVVVWVADRADRSVLRVRDGERGVFDTRSPARPNPICITECEVLAVDEEDGTVAVKGVDMADGSPVLDLKRALD from the coding sequence ATGGAGTTCGTCCAGATAGGGCGCGTCGAGACGCCGTTCGAGACGCCCGACGAGGCGCCCCGGCAGGGCTGCGAGGACCCGCACGCCGGCAACGTCCGCATCGACGAGCGGTTCCGAGACGCCCTTCGCGGCCTCGCGCACGGCGACCGCGTGGTCGTCGTCTGGGTCGCCGACCGCGCCGACCGGTCGGTGCTCCGCGTCCGGGACGGCGAGCGCGGCGTCTTCGACACGCGGTCGCCGGCACGCCCGAATCCGATTTGCATCACCGAATGCGAGGTGCTCGCCGTCGACGAGGAAGACGGCACCGTCGCCGTGAAGGGCGTGGACATGGCCGACGGCAGTCCCGTCCTCGATTTGAAGCGCGCACTCGACTGA
- a CDS encoding presenilin family intramembrane aspartyl protease PSH, giving the protein MKDSTRVAGVLGVVVALFLVVQVGSLALVEPFKDAGLQSTENPQNPVNSVLYVAFLLVATAGILLVIKYDVQWILRAFILLTSGVIASYVFGAVLPAYVVGGVNLAAYAPAAVLVLALYAYPEWWVIDSAGAVMGMGAAALFGISFGILPALVLLTALAVYDAISVYGTEHMLTLASGVMELRLPIVLVVPTTLDYSFREEGEETAEVAADGEREGDAAADRPAYFIGLGDAVMPSILVASSEFFLETDVTVLGAKLPTVTAMVGTLVGLLVLMRMVFKGRAHAGLPLLNGGAILGYLVGAVAAGIPVVDALGLAPYV; this is encoded by the coding sequence ATGAAGGATTCGACCCGCGTCGCCGGCGTGCTCGGCGTCGTCGTCGCGCTCTTTCTCGTCGTCCAGGTCGGCTCGCTCGCGCTCGTCGAGCCGTTCAAGGACGCCGGCCTCCAGTCCACCGAGAACCCACAGAACCCCGTCAACAGCGTGCTCTACGTCGCGTTCCTGCTGGTCGCGACGGCGGGCATCCTGCTCGTCATCAAGTACGACGTGCAGTGGATTCTCCGCGCGTTCATCCTGCTGACGAGCGGCGTCATCGCCTCCTACGTGTTCGGCGCGGTGCTCCCCGCGTACGTCGTTGGCGGCGTGAACCTCGCGGCGTACGCGCCCGCCGCGGTGCTCGTGTTGGCGCTGTACGCGTACCCCGAGTGGTGGGTCATCGACAGCGCGGGCGCCGTGATGGGGATGGGCGCCGCGGCGCTGTTCGGCATCAGTTTCGGCATCCTCCCGGCGCTCGTCCTGTTGACGGCGCTCGCCGTCTACGACGCCATCAGCGTCTACGGCACCGAGCACATGCTGACGCTCGCGTCCGGCGTGATGGAGTTACGACTCCCCATCGTCCTCGTGGTGCCGACGACGCTCGACTACTCGTTCCGCGAGGAGGGCGAGGAGACCGCCGAAGTGGCGGCCGACGGCGAACGCGAGGGCGACGCCGCGGCCGACCGACCGGCGTACTTCATCGGCCTCGGCGACGCCGTGATGCCGTCGATTCTCGTGGCGAGTTCGGAGTTCTTCCTCGAAACCGACGTGACGGTGCTCGGCGCGAAACTCCCCACGGTCACCGCGATGGTCGGCACGCTCGTCGGCCTGCTCGTGTTGATGCGGATGGTGTTCAAGGGCCGCGCGCACGCCGGTCTCCCGCTGTTGAACGGCGGCGCCATCCTCGGCTACCTCGTCGGCGCCGTCGCCGCCGGCATCCCCGTGGTCGACGCGCTCGGCCTCGCGCCGTACGTGTAG
- a CDS encoding VOC family protein: MTDYALDHVMMRVGDLDAALDWYGEHLDYVEHARWEADTFTNVYVGPEDVHEEGALLELTYNHDTSEYDMGDAFGHIAVRTDDVYDAYEQLMDEGVEDYRDPDSCGGSYAFVKDPDGHEVELVERDHGQQWSLDHTMVRVEDADQHLGFWTRKFEYEHTGRWESDTFANYFMKPEDAADEAMAVELTYNYDGRTYDFEDGWGHLAVRTDDLVGDWEDLLVREAEDYRDPESCDFNYAFTKTPDGHEIEVLNPDDSPMDRSQ; this comes from the coding sequence ATGACGGACTACGCACTCGACCACGTGATGATGCGCGTCGGCGACCTCGACGCCGCGCTGGACTGGTACGGCGAGCACCTCGACTACGTCGAGCACGCGCGCTGGGAGGCCGACACGTTCACGAACGTCTACGTCGGCCCCGAGGACGTCCACGAGGAGGGCGCGCTCCTCGAACTCACGTACAACCACGACACCTCAGAGTACGACATGGGCGACGCGTTCGGTCACATCGCGGTGCGCACCGACGACGTGTACGACGCCTACGAGCAGTTGATGGACGAGGGCGTCGAGGACTACCGCGACCCCGACTCGTGTGGCGGCTCCTACGCCTTCGTGAAGGACCCCGACGGCCACGAAGTCGAACTCGTGGAGCGAGACCACGGCCAGCAGTGGAGTCTCGACCACACGATGGTGCGCGTCGAGGACGCCGACCAGCATCTCGGCTTCTGGACGCGGAAGTTCGAGTACGAACACACGGGCCGCTGGGAGTCCGACACGTTCGCGAACTACTTCATGAAGCCGGAGGACGCCGCCGACGAGGCGATGGCGGTCGAACTCACGTACAACTACGACGGTCGAACGTACGACTTCGAGGACGGCTGGGGCCACCTCGCGGTGCGCACGGACGACCTCGTCGGCGACTGGGAGGACCTGCTCGTCCGGGAAGCCGAGGACTACCGCGACCCCGAGTCCTGTGACTTCAACTACGCGTTCACGAAGACGCCGGACGGCCACGAAATCGAAGTTCTGAATCCCGACGACTCGCCGATGGACCGGTCGCAGTAG
- a CDS encoding PGF-CTERM-anchored ABC transporter substrate-binding protein produces MLLVLSAIAPASAAVGAASAQTADALDCEFPYTGTDATGTDVTVSEEPERVVTLSPSAAQTMWEVGGSEKVVGVSQFAGYLDGAGDLPVALSGYPATVNTEKVIELQPDLVLAPNTIDNESVQKIRGAGITVYRFELADSVDSVTEKTELVGELTGECSGAEQVVSGMEERVNTIETAVEGEEKPTVYWGTEAGYTAGPNTFIGKAIAKAGGHNIAADADASAPYPQLTAEFIAAQDPDFVVVSVSPERMGNESKSYIPKGSVIRNTTAYEEGNIVVVNTNNLSQPAPRVVTPMTTFAQAFHPEAYADANTTTTTQTTSEPTATTSDQTSEATTADTTTSNGDTPGFGAPVALVAVLAAALIARR; encoded by the coding sequence GTGCTACTAGTTCTGAGTGCGATCGCGCCGGCGAGCGCCGCCGTCGGCGCCGCGAGCGCCCAGACCGCGGACGCCCTCGACTGCGAGTTCCCGTACACGGGCACCGACGCCACCGGCACGGACGTCACCGTCAGCGAGGAACCCGAACGCGTCGTCACGCTCAGCCCGAGCGCCGCCCAAACCATGTGGGAAGTCGGCGGCAGCGAGAAGGTCGTCGGCGTCTCCCAGTTCGCCGGCTACCTCGACGGCGCCGGCGACCTCCCGGTCGCGCTCTCGGGCTACCCCGCCACCGTCAACACCGAGAAAGTCATCGAACTCCAGCCCGACCTCGTGCTCGCGCCGAACACCATCGACAACGAATCCGTCCAGAAGATTCGCGGCGCCGGCATCACCGTCTACCGCTTCGAACTCGCGGACTCCGTCGACTCCGTGACGGAGAAGACCGAACTCGTCGGCGAACTCACCGGCGAGTGCAGCGGCGCCGAACAGGTGGTCTCCGGCATGGAAGAGCGCGTGAACACCATCGAAACCGCCGTCGAGGGCGAGGAGAAACCGACCGTCTACTGGGGCACCGAAGCCGGCTACACCGCCGGGCCGAACACGTTCATCGGGAAGGCAATCGCGAAGGCCGGCGGCCACAACATCGCCGCCGACGCCGACGCCAGCGCCCCCTACCCGCAACTCACCGCGGAGTTCATCGCCGCCCAAGACCCCGACTTCGTCGTCGTCAGCGTCTCCCCCGAGCGGATGGGCAACGAGTCCAAGTCCTACATTCCGAAGGGCTCGGTGATTCGGAACACCACCGCCTACGAGGAGGGGAACATCGTCGTCGTCAACACCAACAACCTCAGCCAGCCCGCGCCCCGCGTCGTCACGCCGATGACGACGTTCGCGCAGGCGTTCCACCCCGAAGCCTACGCGGACGCGAACACCACGACGACCACCCAGACCACGAGCGAACCGACCGCGACGACCAGCGACCAGACCAGCGAAGCGACGACCGCCGACACCACGACGAGCAACGGTGACACGCCCGGCTTCGGCGCGCCCGTCGCGCTCGTCGCCGTCCTCGCCGCCGCGCTCATCGCGCGCCGGTAA
- a CDS encoding class I SAM-dependent methyltransferase, whose translation MAVPCVRVSVEDGEATRRRLADDDLVDDAHEITGEAGDLYIPVTDADAVPDDLSVVDFDAPERRTQTNPADLLGYEPTYERLGDVVIVDEDDPERARDIADALVESDVRAETVVDRASKIKGETRVRDWDVLVGDSTEAVHREYGHEFAVDIAEVYFSPRLATERHRVVEQVSEGERAFDMFAGVGPYAVPMASAGAEVVATDINETAIEYLRENAARNGVADRITAVAGDVREVAEDYEGWADRVVMNLPHTASDFLDTAVELAGDDCVLHLYDIQHEDDPFGPAERAIRDAAEPEYDVTIETRREVRSYAPHELNVVVDARLTRR comes from the coding sequence ATGGCAGTACCGTGCGTTCGCGTGTCCGTCGAGGACGGCGAAGCCACCCGGCGGCGGCTCGCCGACGACGACCTCGTGGACGACGCACACGAGATTACCGGCGAGGCGGGCGACCTCTACATTCCCGTCACCGACGCCGACGCCGTCCCCGACGACCTCTCGGTCGTCGACTTCGACGCGCCCGAGCGGCGCACCCAGACCAACCCAGCCGACCTGCTCGGCTACGAACCGACCTACGAGCGCCTCGGCGACGTGGTCATCGTGGACGAGGACGACCCCGAGCGCGCCCGCGACATCGCCGACGCGCTCGTCGAGTCGGACGTGCGGGCGGAGACGGTGGTCGACCGCGCGTCGAAAATCAAAGGCGAGACGCGCGTCCGCGACTGGGACGTGCTCGTCGGCGACAGCACCGAGGCCGTCCACCGCGAGTACGGCCACGAGTTCGCCGTCGACATCGCCGAAGTGTACTTCTCGCCGCGCCTCGCGACCGAACGCCACCGCGTCGTCGAGCAAGTGAGTGAGGGGGAACGCGCCTTCGACATGTTCGCGGGCGTCGGCCCTTATGCCGTCCCGATGGCGTCGGCGGGCGCCGAGGTGGTCGCCACCGACATCAACGAGACGGCAATCGAGTACCTCCGCGAGAACGCCGCGCGGAACGGCGTCGCCGACCGAATCACCGCCGTCGCGGGGGACGTACGGGAAGTCGCCGAGGACTACGAGGGCTGGGCCGACCGCGTCGTGATGAACCTCCCGCACACCGCCAGCGACTTCCTCGACACCGCCGTCGAACTGGCGGGCGACGACTGCGTCCTCCACCTCTACGACATCCAACACGAGGACGACCCGTTCGGCCCCGCCGAGCGCGCGATTCGGGACGCCGCCGAACCCGAGTACGACGTGACAATCGAGACGCGACGGGAGGTACGGTCGTACGCGCCCCACGAACTCAACGTCGTCGTCGACGCCCGCCTCACCCGCCGGTGA
- the srp19 gene encoding signal recognition particle subunit SRP19 encodes MVENVLWPAYFDATLSRREGRRVAEDLAVERPTVDEIATAVQQVGYDSVVERDVAYPRQHWEDSGRVLVKDADDAGKSDLLQAVAAYVTALRD; translated from the coding sequence ATGGTCGAAAACGTCCTCTGGCCCGCGTACTTCGACGCGACGCTCTCCCGCCGCGAAGGCCGCCGGGTCGCCGAAGACCTCGCCGTCGAGCGCCCCACCGTCGACGAGATAGCGACCGCCGTCCAGCAGGTCGGCTACGACTCCGTCGTCGAACGCGACGTCGCCTACCCCCGACAGCACTGGGAAGACTCCGGGCGCGTCCTCGTCAAAGACGCCGACGACGCCGGGAAGTCCGACCTCCTGCAGGCCGTCGCCGCCTACGTGACGGCGCTCCGAGACTGA
- a CDS encoding H/ACA ribonucleoprotein complex subunit GAR1 — MERAGDVVRTQGNVAVVRCDGEAHPDIGAAVVDENLDGVGRVVDVFGPVARPYLAVTPDDDVHLPLLVGQTLYVR, encoded by the coding sequence ATGGAGCGAGCCGGCGACGTGGTGCGCACGCAGGGGAACGTCGCGGTCGTGCGCTGCGACGGCGAAGCCCACCCCGACATCGGCGCGGCCGTCGTCGACGAGAACCTCGACGGCGTCGGGCGCGTCGTCGACGTGTTCGGGCCGGTCGCGCGCCCCTACCTCGCGGTCACGCCCGACGACGACGTTCACCTCCCGCTACTCGTCGGGCAGACGCTGTACGTCCGCTAG
- a CDS encoding DUF4396 domain-containing protein: protein MASFLHSIEEALAPARDVVRPVVSDPQVLAAWAALVAVSLGVLAWDLRKRNQAIPSLMKGVWALVVLYSGPMGLALYWYAGRTQIPSDSLWRRGVRSTAHCYSGCGAGEVTGVVLLVGVLAIGDTVVTTLGTFAFAYTFGYALTVGPLMQEGESFGTAVMDALYSETPSITVMEVTAIGTDLLIAGSATIGDPLFWGALAFSLSVGFVAAYPVNAGLIAVGVKEGMSNPAEMGS, encoded by the coding sequence ATGGCGAGTTTCCTGCACTCGATAGAGGAGGCGCTCGCACCGGCCCGCGACGTGGTGCGGCCGGTGGTGTCGGACCCACAGGTGCTCGCGGCGTGGGCAGCGCTGGTCGCCGTCTCGCTGGGGGTGCTCGCGTGGGACTTGCGGAAGCGGAATCAGGCGATTCCGTCGCTGATGAAGGGCGTGTGGGCGCTCGTCGTGTTGTACTCGGGGCCGATGGGGTTGGCGCTGTACTGGTACGCGGGCCGCACGCAGATACCGTCGGATTCGCTGTGGCGGCGGGGCGTGCGGTCGACCGCGCACTGCTACTCCGGGTGTGGCGCGGGCGAAGTGACCGGCGTCGTCCTGCTGGTGGGCGTGCTCGCCATCGGTGACACCGTGGTGACGACACTCGGGACGTTCGCGTTCGCGTACACCTTCGGGTACGCGCTGACTGTCGGACCGCTGATGCAGGAGGGCGAGTCCTTCGGCACCGCCGTGATGGACGCGCTCTACAGCGAGACGCCCTCCATCACGGTGATGGAGGTGACCGCCATCGGCACCGACCTCCTGATTGCGGGGTCCGCGACCATCGGCGACCCGCTGTTCTGGGGCGCGCTCGCGTTCTCGCTGTCAGTCGGGTTCGTGGCGGCGTATCCCGTGAACGCTGGTCTCATCGCGGTCGGTGTGAAGGAGGGGATGTCGAACCCCGCCGAGATGGGGAGTTAG
- a CDS encoding thermonuclease family protein, giving the protein MGGPSPPRLQLLAVAVLVATAGCSMPMLDGSASEERTATVVSVVDGDTVDVRFADGTEERVRLLGVDTPEVHADVSPGEFEGVPDTEAGRACLRDWGERASEFATERLAGAEVTVATDPEADRRGGYGRLLAYVTVDGESFNRALLDRGYARLYDSEFSRLDGFTAEERDARENDTGLWACAA; this is encoded by the coding sequence ATGGGAGGCCCGTCCCCGCCCCGGCTGCAACTGCTCGCCGTCGCCGTCCTCGTCGCCACCGCCGGCTGTTCGATGCCGATGCTCGACGGGTCTGCGAGCGAGGAGCGAACCGCCACCGTCGTCTCGGTCGTCGACGGCGACACGGTCGACGTGCGGTTCGCGGACGGCACCGAAGAGCGCGTGCGCCTGCTCGGCGTCGACACGCCGGAAGTCCACGCCGACGTGAGCCCCGGCGAGTTCGAGGGCGTCCCCGACACCGAGGCGGGCCGCGCCTGCCTCCGCGACTGGGGCGAGCGCGCCAGCGAGTTCGCCACGGAACGCCTCGCCGGCGCCGAAGTCACGGTCGCCACCGACCCCGAAGCCGACAGACGCGGCGGCTACGGCCGCCTGCTCGCGTACGTCACCGTCGACGGCGAGTCGTTCAACCGCGCGCTCTTGGACCGCGGCTACGCGCGCCTCTACGACTCCGAGTTCTCGCGACTCGACGGGTTCACCGCCGAAGAACGCGACGCCCGCGAGAACGACACCGGCCTCTGGGCCTGCGCGGCCTAA
- the dph5 gene encoding diphthine synthase has product MLTFVGLGLYDERSVTVAGRDAIRDADRAFAEFYTSRLVGADVTDLEAHHDTAIEVRDRAGVEQDPEPILAAAEDGDAVFLTAGDTMISTTHVDLRLRAEERGVDTRVIHAPTAESAASSLTGLQNYRFGKATTLPFEWAHGADGVPSSVTETIESNRERGLHTLCYLDIKVDHPRIDGDEYMTASHAAGLLAEHWDPDALGVVVARAGAPDATVRADTLAALADEDFGDPLHLLVIPGDLHHVEADALAGLAGAPDDLLE; this is encoded by the coding sequence ATGCTCACGTTCGTCGGCCTCGGCCTCTACGACGAGCGCTCGGTCACGGTGGCGGGGCGGGACGCCATCCGAGACGCCGACCGCGCGTTCGCGGAGTTCTACACCAGCAGACTCGTCGGCGCGGACGTAACCGACCTCGAAGCCCACCACGACACCGCAATCGAAGTTCGGGACCGCGCGGGCGTCGAACAGGACCCCGAGCCGATTCTCGCGGCCGCCGAGGACGGCGACGCCGTCTTCCTCACCGCCGGCGACACGATGATTTCGACGACGCACGTCGACCTGCGCCTGCGCGCCGAGGAGCGCGGTGTCGACACGCGCGTGATTCACGCGCCGACCGCCGAGTCCGCCGCGTCCAGCCTCACGGGCCTCCAGAACTACCGGTTCGGAAAAGCGACGACACTCCCCTTCGAGTGGGCCCACGGCGCCGACGGCGTCCCGAGTTCCGTAACCGAGACCATCGAGTCGAACCGCGAGCGCGGCCTCCACACGCTCTGCTATCTCGACATCAAGGTCGACCACCCGCGAATCGACGGCGACGAGTACATGACCGCGAGCCACGCCGCCGGCCTGCTCGCGGAACACTGGGACCCGGACGCGCTCGGCGTCGTCGTCGCGCGCGCCGGCGCCCCAGATGCCACCGTGCGCGCCGACACGCTCGCCGCGCTCGCCGACGAGGACTTCGGCGACCCCCTGCACTTGCTCGTGATTCCGGGCGACCTCCACCACGTCGAAGCCGACGCGCTCGCGGGACTCGCGGGCGCGCCCGACGACCTGCTGGAGTAG
- a CDS encoding heme ABC transporter ATP-binding protein produces the protein MTLDVRDVDVKLGGEQILDAVSANVEDGRLVGVVGPNGAGKSTLLRAMNGVIDPEAGTVLVDGDAVDDLPSKATSRRVATVPQDTHVSFEFTVRETVEMGRHPHVPRFGSDDDPEAVDRAMERAEVARFADRDVTSLSGGETQRVLLARALAQDAPVLLLDEPTASLDVNHQIRTLELVRDLAADADRAVVAAIHDLDLAARYCDELVLVAEGRVLDSGPPESVLSPEAVREAFDARVAVGTDPATGRPTVTPLPDANAALDGRVHVLGGGDAATPILRRLADAGADLSVGPVVDGDTDHETARRFGADCVTVPPFESPDAEAVARARTLVADADAVVVASEAADRGANPELRDAADATLVVGDDPVATRVAAEDVAAAVAAVEDDDTRIAVADGGGE, from the coding sequence GTGACCCTCGACGTGCGCGACGTGGACGTGAAACTGGGCGGCGAACAGATTCTCGACGCCGTCAGCGCGAACGTCGAGGACGGCCGCCTCGTCGGGGTCGTCGGACCGAACGGCGCCGGGAAGTCGACGCTCCTGCGCGCGATGAACGGCGTCATCGACCCCGAGGCCGGCACCGTCCTCGTGGACGGCGACGCGGTCGACGACCTCCCGTCGAAAGCCACCAGCCGCCGCGTCGCCACCGTCCCGCAGGACACCCACGTCTCCTTCGAGTTCACCGTCCGGGAGACCGTCGAGATGGGCCGGCATCCCCACGTCCCGCGGTTCGGGAGCGACGACGACCCCGAGGCCGTCGACCGCGCGATGGAGCGCGCGGAGGTCGCGCGGTTCGCCGACCGCGACGTGACCTCGCTGTCCGGCGGGGAGACCCAGCGCGTGCTGCTCGCTCGCGCGCTCGCACAGGACGCCCCCGTCCTCCTGCTCGACGAACCGACCGCGAGCCTCGACGTGAACCACCAGATTCGCACGCTCGAACTCGTCCGCGACCTCGCCGCGGACGCCGACCGCGCCGTCGTCGCCGCAATCCACGACCTCGATTTGGCGGCGCGCTACTGCGACGAACTCGTGTTGGTCGCCGAGGGCCGCGTCCTCGACTCCGGGCCGCCCGAGTCAGTCCTGTCTCCGGAAGCCGTCCGCGAGGCGTTCGACGCCCGCGTCGCCGTCGGCACCGACCCCGCGACCGGTCGACCGACGGTCACGCCGCTCCCGGACGCCAACGCGGCCCTCGACGGGCGCGTCCACGTACTCGGCGGCGGCGACGCCGCGACGCCGATTCTGCGCCGTCTCGCCGACGCGGGCGCCGACCTCTCCGTCGGCCCGGTCGTCGACGGCGACACCGACCACGAGACCGCCCGGCGGTTCGGCGCGGACTGCGTGACGGTGCCGCCGTTCGAGTCGCCGGACGCCGAAGCGGTCGCTCGCGCCCGTACGCTCGTGGCCGACGCGGACGCCGTCGTCGTCGCGAGCGAGGCCGCCGACCGCGGCGCGAACCCCGAACTCCGGGACGCCGCCGACGCGACGCTCGTGGTCGGCGACGACCCCGTCGCTACCCGCGTCGCCGCCGAGGACGTGGCCGCCGCGGTCGCCGCCGTCGAAGACGACGACACGCGCATCGCGGTCGCCGACGGCGGCGGCGAGTGA